One genomic region from Shewanella aestuarii encodes:
- a CDS encoding UPF0149 family protein: MATPPSLCIENLKKALDAAEIGQHPVEVHGALVGLICGGVDQQNHAWVAPLIDLMNDGQQLDAELLKLINELYQDTVTRLTDFEFGFTLLLPEEEVSLSHRVEALSLWTQSFLTGIAIIQPKLNQASEDVREVIKDLAEIAQVEFDVVDDDESESAYIELQEFVRMSAILCYSEFGPEPEMDNADDPQTMH; the protein is encoded by the coding sequence ATGGCAACCCCACCTTCATTATGTATCGAAAACCTTAAAAAAGCCTTAGATGCGGCCGAAATTGGTCAGCATCCCGTTGAAGTTCATGGCGCATTGGTCGGGCTGATCTGTGGGGGAGTTGATCAGCAAAATCATGCTTGGGTCGCACCTTTAATTGATTTAATGAACGATGGCCAACAACTTGATGCTGAGTTATTAAAACTCATCAATGAGCTTTATCAAGACACGGTTACCCGATTAACTGATTTTGAGTTTGGTTTTACCTTATTGTTGCCAGAAGAAGAGGTTTCGCTTTCTCACCGTGTTGAAGCATTATCGCTGTGGACTCAAAGCTTTTTAACTGGTATTGCCATTATTCAACCAAAGTTGAATCAGGCTTCTGAAGATGTGCGTGAAGTGATTAAAGATCTGGCCGAAATTGCTCAAGTTGAATTTGACGTTGTCGATGATGATGAATCAGAATCAGCCTACATTGAGCTGCAAGAGTTTGTGCGCATGTCCGCCATTTTGTGTTATTCAGAATTTGGCCCCGAGCCAGAAATGGATAACGCAGACGATCCCCAAACCATGCACTAA
- a CDS encoding O-acetylhomoserine aminocarboxypropyltransferase/cysteine synthase family protein, which produces MKLESLALHYGYESEATTKAAAVPIYQTTSYTFDDTQHGADLFDLKVAGNIYTRIMNPTTHVLEQRLTAIEGGIGALAVASGMAAITYAIQALTQVGDNIVSTSQLYGGTYNLFAHTLPRQGVDVRMAAYDDYAGLETLIDDKTKALFCESIGNPAGNVVDLQRLADIAHKHGVPLIVDNTVATPVLCRAFDHGADIVIHSLTKYIGGHGTTIGGVIIDSGKFDWVANKDRFAVLNQPDPSYHGVVYTEAFGPAAFIGRCRVVPLRNTGAALSPQSAFLLLQGLETLSLRMERHCSNALALAQYLQQHPNVSWVNYAALPDSPFNATCKKITNGKASGIISFGIKAADAQAGKIAGGKFIDALQMVLRLVNIGDAKSLACHPASTTHRQLDSAELAKAGVSEDLVRISVGIEHIDDIIADVSQALDKAVS; this is translated from the coding sequence ATGAAACTGGAATCACTGGCATTACATTATGGCTACGAATCAGAAGCCACAACCAAAGCCGCGGCAGTGCCGATTTATCAAACCACTTCCTATACCTTTGATGATACCCAGCATGGCGCAGATTTATTCGATTTAAAAGTTGCCGGTAACATCTATACCCGCATTATGAACCCAACCACTCACGTACTTGAGCAGCGCCTTACAGCTATTGAAGGCGGTATTGGTGCCTTAGCGGTTGCATCAGGTATGGCTGCTATCACCTATGCGATCCAAGCGTTAACTCAGGTGGGTGACAACATTGTCAGCACGAGTCAGTTATATGGTGGTACTTATAATTTATTTGCCCATACTTTGCCGCGCCAAGGCGTTGATGTGCGCATGGCCGCCTATGATGACTACGCTGGCCTAGAAACATTAATTGACGATAAAACCAAAGCGCTATTTTGTGAATCCATTGGTAACCCCGCGGGAAACGTGGTCGATTTACAACGTTTAGCCGACATTGCCCACAAGCATGGCGTGCCGTTAATTGTTGATAATACCGTCGCTACACCAGTGCTTTGCCGCGCTTTTGATCATGGCGCAGACATAGTGATCCATTCACTAACCAAATACATAGGTGGTCATGGCACGACCATTGGCGGGGTGATTATTGACTCGGGTAAATTTGATTGGGTGGCCAATAAAGATCGCTTTGCGGTTTTAAATCAACCCGATCCTTCCTATCACGGTGTGGTTTATACCGAGGCGTTTGGGCCAGCAGCGTTTATTGGTCGTTGTCGCGTTGTGCCATTACGTAATACAGGGGCGGCATTATCACCACAAAGTGCCTTCTTATTACTACAAGGATTAGAAACCTTAAGTCTGCGTATGGAACGCCATTGCAGTAATGCCCTCGCACTCGCGCAGTATTTACAGCAACATCCCAATGTAAGTTGGGTAAACTATGCGGCATTGCCTGATAGCCCATTCAATGCGACTTGTAAAAAAATCACCAATGGTAAAGCGTCTGGCATCATCAGCTTTGGCATAAAAGCCGCTGATGCGCAGGCGGGTAAAATTGCCGGTGGTAAGTTTATTGATGCGCTTCAAATGGTACTACGCTTGGTCAATATTGGTGATGCTAAATCATTGGCTTGTCATCCTGCCAGTACCACGCACCGTCAATTAGACAGCGCAGAATTGGCTAAAGCTGGAGTGTCTGAAGACTTAGTACGGATCTCGGTTGGCATTGAGCATATCGATGACATTATTGCCGATGTGAGTCAGGCATTAGATAAAGCGGTGAGTTAA
- the folM gene encoding dihydromonapterin reductase — protein MNKTVLITGVGKRIGYGLAKHFLAQGYQVIGTYRSHYDSIEQLRKLDATLIQSDLTDSDSIQRLISQVQQCPRLDCIIHNASDWLPDNSGISPSDTITRMMQVHVNAPYEINLALGDLLSRSAIENAPNTDSAIGGSNIIHITDYVAEKGSKKHIAYAASKAALHNLTLSFAAKLAPHVKVNSIAPAMILFNEHDDDAYKVKALAKAILPKEAGNAEIISLVEYLIKSHYVTGRSYPVDGGRHLV, from the coding sequence ATGAATAAAACCGTATTGATTACAGGCGTAGGAAAACGCATTGGTTATGGGCTTGCAAAGCATTTTTTAGCCCAGGGGTATCAGGTGATTGGCACCTATCGCAGTCATTACGACAGCATTGAGCAGTTACGCAAATTAGATGCGACCCTTATCCAAAGTGATTTAACCGACAGCGATTCAATCCAGCGGTTAATCAGCCAAGTACAGCAATGCCCAAGACTGGATTGCATTATTCATAATGCCTCAGACTGGCTACCCGACAACAGTGGGATCAGCCCGAGTGACACCATTACACGCATGATGCAAGTGCATGTGAATGCGCCTTATGAAATTAACTTAGCCTTAGGCGATTTACTTAGCCGTAGCGCCATTGAAAATGCGCCAAATACTGACAGTGCAATTGGTGGCAGTAACATTATTCATATTACAGATTATGTTGCAGAAAAAGGCAGTAAAAAACATATTGCCTACGCTGCCAGTAAAGCGGCTTTGCACAACTTAACTTTATCGTTTGCGGCCAAATTAGCTCCCCATGTCAAAGTGAACTCCATTGCCCCAGCAATGATTTTATTCAATGAGCACGACGATGATGCATACAAGGTGAAAGCGCTTGCTAAGGCTATTTTGCCTAAAGAGGCGGGTAATGCTGAAATTATCTCGCTGGTGGAGTATCTCATTAAAAGTCATTACGTTACCGGTAGAAGTTACCCCGTTGATGGTGGGCGGCATCTAGTGTAA
- a CDS encoding 5-formyltetrahydrofolate cyclo-ligase has translation MTITRFMESGATNAPTLQATIKITHFATPLENPDPLFDSSGMSRDNIRRHVRQERNSLSAEEQHQFALIASRHLLAEVQAHNAQHVAIYLTHDGELATQKLIEALWEEGIKTYLPIIHPFSKGNLLFLHYHANSKMVINQYGIAEPALSVQAIIPVNKLDMIVTPLVAFDDKGNRMGMGGGYYDRTLCQVVDGKPLAVGFAHDCQQVSQLPIEYWDVPLPVIITPTRRFACQ, from the coding sequence ATGACCATCACCCGCTTTATGGAATCTGGTGCAACTAATGCACCCACCTTGCAAGCCACCATTAAAATCACACATTTTGCTACTCCGCTTGAAAACCCAGACCCCTTGTTTGATAGTTCAGGTATGAGTCGTGACAACATTCGTCGCCATGTCAGACAAGAACGCAACAGCTTATCAGCAGAAGAACAACATCAATTTGCATTAATAGCGAGTCGGCATTTATTAGCAGAAGTGCAAGCACACAATGCCCAACATGTGGCCATATACCTTACTCACGATGGCGAACTTGCAACCCAAAAATTAATTGAAGCATTATGGGAAGAAGGCATTAAAACCTACTTGCCGATCATTCACCCATTTAGCAAAGGTAACTTGCTGTTTTTGCATTATCATGCAAATTCAAAAATGGTTATCAATCAGTACGGTATTGCTGAGCCAGCGCTGTCGGTACAAGCTATTATCCCGGTAAACAAACTCGATATGATTGTCACACCACTGGTTGCTTTTGATGACAAGGGAAATCGTATGGGGATGGGCGGTGGCTATTATGATCGCACCTTATGCCAAGTGGTTGATGGAAAGCCATTGGCAGTCGGGTTTGCACATGATTGTCAGCAAGTTAGTCAACTCCCCATCGAATATTGGGACGTGCCATTACCGGTGATCATTACCCCAACAAGACGATTTGCCTGTCAGTAA
- a CDS encoding ion transporter, whose product MQVSELLSLFKRVDRSKTFQGFVIFVIVVSALSIGAHTYHLPAWLEQSLLVLDVAITVFFSIELIIRYLASDGAKAFFSKGWNIFDTIIVIGSLVPLGGSTILLARLLRIFRVLRLVSMVPELRMLINALLKAIPRMGYIALLMFVIFYIYGAVGSMLFADINDFLWGDVSIAMLTLFRISTFESWTSIMYETMAVHPLSWLYYLTFIFLTTFVFLNMMVGAVLDVMGEETQIMRDHQAKKQLDETDDAQTAILATADDTALEIQKLHAKIDQLTAMLTANTTKAQR is encoded by the coding sequence ATGCAAGTCTCAGAGTTATTGTCGTTATTTAAACGAGTCGATCGAAGCAAAACCTTTCAAGGTTTTGTCATCTTTGTCATTGTGGTTTCTGCATTGTCGATAGGTGCGCATACTTACCATTTGCCAGCTTGGCTGGAGCAAAGCTTACTGGTACTTGATGTTGCGATTACGGTGTTTTTTTCTATTGAATTAATTATTCGTTATCTTGCTAGTGATGGCGCAAAAGCATTTTTTTCCAAAGGCTGGAACATTTTCGACACCATTATTGTGATTGGCAGCCTAGTGCCGCTAGGAGGCTCGACCATTTTGTTGGCGCGCTTATTACGGATTTTCCGCGTGCTGCGGTTAGTTTCTATGGTGCCAGAACTGCGAATGCTGATAAACGCACTGCTTAAAGCCATTCCTCGCATGGGCTATATTGCGCTCCTTATGTTTGTGATTTTTTATATTTACGGTGCAGTAGGCAGCATGTTATTTGCTGATATTAATGACTTTTTGTGGGGCGATGTGTCAATTGCTATGTTGACATTATTTCGTATTTCTACCTTTGAGTCATGGACTTCCATCATGTACGAAACCATGGCGGTTCATCCATTAAGTTGGCTGTATTATCTTACCTTTATCTTTTTAACCACCTTTGTATTTTTAAATATGATGGTTGGCGCTGTGCTAGATGTGATGGGGGAAGAGACTCAAATAATGCGCGACCATCAAGCCAAAAAACAGCTAGATGAAACAGATGACGCGCAAACTGCAATCCTTGCCACTGCCGATGATACAGCGTTAGAAATTCAAAAACTGCATGCCAAAATTGATCAGTTAACGGCGATGTTAACGGCAAATACCACTAAAGCGCAGCGTTAG
- the zapA gene encoding cell division protein ZapA, with amino-acid sequence MSASAVEITLLGRTYSIACPKGREEALRAVASEVEGQLTNLKTRTNNLSREELAIMAALNIGNELYEERQKNKHYMAQMDERISLLQATLENSLIERSRKDD; translated from the coding sequence ATGAGTGCTAGTGCAGTTGAAATTACCCTTTTAGGGCGCACCTACTCTATCGCTTGTCCCAAGGGACGCGAGGAAGCCTTACGTGCAGTTGCCAGTGAAGTTGAGGGGCAGTTAACTAACCTCAAAACACGTACCAATAATTTAAGTCGTGAAGAACTCGCCATTATGGCAGCCTTGAATATTGGTAATGAATTGTACGAAGAAAGGCAAAAAAACAAACATTATATGGCGCAAATGGACGAGCGTATTTCATTGTTGCAAGCAACACTTGAAAATTCGTTGATTGAACGAAGCCGCAAGGACGACTAA
- a CDS encoding ATP-binding response regulator, with product MANEFNKYNVLVVESVDNMRATIARMLLQMGFKNVYQAKDGVEAISYLGSHHIDLVVSELTLTRLDGLTLLSHIQADLDVRPIPFVIISSIVEHSLVKQAIEAGISQYIVKPFTFLIFKERISRALNQPFAIHRQPSAVNAVANVSDNQPEAFSILVVDDDAVVRQSLNDLLRPNYQVTLARSGVEAFSICQRDPVPDLILLDIVMPELDGISLLTKLKDHPETSHIDVIFLSGEDSTHSIVKGFELGAVDYLVKPILPLELAVRVKNHVENIQARRQANQQIDQIYQTIKMKRDYAELLQNHLKNQLTLIAESATMIKKNVHHKTQVETISSIIADGSKRMKQLIDVILTLHTVEDDIYPCKPQKFNIVELIEEVMRVNLVSLNQRNLETLQVFDDTDIKVFAELDLSRSMFNVMFQYFIHTSPRGAAVKVIIQRTDDAVVCMFANNSAILESECRLAFERNTTESAIGNVRYGLYLASKIAEIQQLSIHLQSDSIEGTRLWVSMPTS from the coding sequence ATGGCAAATGAATTTAATAAGTACAATGTGTTAGTGGTTGAAAGTGTTGACAATATGCGCGCAACCATTGCCAGAATGTTATTGCAAATGGGCTTTAAAAATGTGTATCAAGCTAAGGATGGGGTAGAGGCGATCAGTTATCTTGGCTCTCACCATATCGACTTGGTGGTGTCAGAGCTAACATTGACTCGACTTGATGGGTTGACCTTACTTAGTCATATTCAGGCCGATTTAGATGTACGCCCCATTCCATTTGTGATTATCTCTAGCATTGTTGAACACTCCTTGGTGAAGCAGGCCATTGAGGCCGGGATCTCGCAATACATAGTTAAACCTTTCACTTTTCTTATTTTTAAAGAGCGGATCAGTCGCGCACTCAATCAACCCTTTGCAATTCATCGTCAGCCAAGTGCGGTCAATGCCGTAGCGAATGTGAGCGATAATCAGCCGGAAGCATTTTCTATTTTGGTGGTGGATGATGATGCTGTTGTGCGTCAATCGCTAAATGATTTACTGCGCCCCAATTATCAAGTGACTCTTGCTCGCTCAGGAGTAGAAGCATTCAGTATTTGCCAGCGCGATCCAGTACCAGACTTAATTTTATTGGATATTGTTATGCCAGAGTTAGATGGGATTAGCTTACTGACTAAGTTAAAAGATCATCCAGAAACCAGCCATATCGATGTGATTTTTTTAAGTGGTGAAGACAGTACCCACAGCATTGTTAAAGGCTTTGAACTGGGAGCGGTGGATTACCTCGTTAAGCCTATTTTACCGCTAGAACTGGCTGTCAGGGTGAAAAACCATGTTGAGAATATTCAGGCTCGTCGTCAAGCAAACCAGCAAATTGATCAGATATATCAAACCATTAAAATGAAAAGAGATTATGCTGAGTTATTGCAAAATCACCTGAAAAACCAACTCACCTTAATTGCCGAATCGGCCACCATGATCAAAAAAAATGTTCATCATAAAACTCAGGTAGAAACCATCAGTTCTATTATTGCTGATGGCAGTAAAAGAATGAAACAGCTAATAGATGTGATTTTAACCCTGCATACAGTGGAGGATGATATTTATCCATGCAAACCACAAAAATTCAATATTGTTGAATTAATTGAAGAGGTTATGCGGGTTAATTTGGTTAGCCTGAATCAACGCAATTTAGAAACTTTACAGGTATTTGATGATACCGACATTAAGGTGTTTGCTGAACTTGATTTGAGCCGCTCAATGTTCAATGTGATGTTTCAATACTTTATTCACACATCGCCAAGGGGCGCGGCGGTTAAAGTTATTATTCAACGAACCGATGATGCGGTTGTGTGCATGTTTGCAAATAACAGTGCAATACTCGAGTCAGAATGTCGCCTTGCTTTTGAGCGCAACACCACCGAAAGTGCCATAGGCAATGTCCGATATGGTTTGTATTTAGCCAGTAAAATAGCTGAAATACAGCAGTTGAGCATTCACCTGCAATCAGACTCTATTGAGGGAACGCGCCTTTGGGTGTCAATGCCCACTAGCTGA
- the ubiH gene encoding 2-octaprenyl-6-methoxyphenyl hydroxylase, whose translation MSKTPAALQQFDIVIIGGAMAGASLALGLAKLNQQRKLQHLPCLSVALIEAHQADDSHPGFDARSIAIAHGSIFELTRLGIWPKLAHLGTAISDIHVSDRGHFGMTELNAEPLGLSALGQVVELAKVGQVLFSELQQADISLFCPAKLASLTAKADGHYLELDDGSQLSAKLLVAADGANSVVRQQLKLAAEQIDFGQSAIVANVETDKPHQHWAYERFTETGPIALLPMANMASSNPSSSNKARLSLVWAVSPDKAEQLKNISENDFLQQLQLAFGNRAGRFMAVGQRVTYPLTLTRMTQPIYHRCVFVGNAAQTLHPIAGQGFNLGLRDVVSLIEVIEQQLAQHLHGDVKADVGNSQVVHQYLASRQQDRTRTMNNIEFLVRGFSNQHWPLVAGRNIGLRLLSWLPPLKRPVAQVAMGWR comes from the coding sequence ATGAGTAAAACGCCAGCAGCACTGCAGCAATTTGATATCGTGATTATTGGTGGCGCCATGGCTGGCGCTTCATTGGCATTAGGGTTAGCCAAACTAAATCAACAGCGTAAATTGCAACATCTACCTTGTTTATCGGTCGCGTTAATTGAAGCTCATCAAGCCGATGATAGTCATCCCGGCTTTGATGCTCGCTCAATTGCAATTGCCCATGGGTCTATTTTTGAATTAACCCGTTTGGGTATTTGGCCTAAATTGGCACATTTAGGCACTGCCATTAGTGATATTCATGTGTCTGATCGCGGTCATTTTGGTATGACCGAGCTAAACGCCGAACCATTAGGTTTATCAGCATTGGGTCAGGTCGTTGAGCTGGCCAAAGTTGGCCAAGTATTATTTAGTGAATTACAACAAGCTGATATTAGCTTGTTTTGCCCAGCCAAATTAGCCTCGCTGACAGCCAAAGCCGATGGTCATTATCTTGAGCTTGATGATGGTAGCCAATTAAGTGCTAAATTGCTGGTGGCCGCAGATGGGGCTAATTCAGTTGTGCGCCAACAGCTTAAATTAGCCGCGGAGCAAATCGATTTTGGCCAAAGCGCTATTGTGGCTAATGTTGAAACCGACAAGCCACATCAGCACTGGGCATACGAGCGCTTTACTGAAACCGGCCCCATTGCATTGTTACCCATGGCAAATATGGCCAGCTCAAACCCGTCTAGTTCAAATAAGGCCCGCTTATCTTTGGTGTGGGCTGTGTCTCCAGATAAAGCAGAGCAGCTAAAAAACATCAGTGAGAATGACTTTTTACAGCAGTTACAGCTTGCCTTTGGCAATCGTGCTGGGCGCTTTATGGCAGTCGGGCAGCGGGTAACGTATCCACTCACCTTAACCCGAATGACGCAGCCGATTTATCATCGCTGCGTGTTTGTGGGTAATGCGGCGCAAACCTTACACCCAATTGCAGGCCAAGGGTTTAACTTGGGGCTGCGAGATGTGGTGAGTCTTATTGAGGTAATTGAGCAGCAGTTAGCCCAACATCTTCATGGCGATGTCAAAGCCGATGTAGGCAACAGCCAAGTGGTGCACCAATATTTAGCCAGCCGCCAACAAGATAGAACCCGTACCATGAATAATATTGAATTTTTAGTGCGCGGCTTCTCAAATCAGCACTGGCCATTAGTGGCTGGGCGCAATATCGGATTAAGATTATTGTCATGGCTGCCGCCACTTAAACGCCCTGTTGCACAAGTTGCTATGGGGTGGCGTTAA